A section of the Schistosoma haematobium chromosome ZW, whole genome shotgun sequence genome encodes:
- a CDS encoding hypothetical protein (EggNog:ENOG410V4C8~COG:S) translates to MRESIYNLIPLEQPPKASLPRYKSCSQREVISLFNIKKFPCKTMGVPKVNPPNPQCYLKMRHSAPELFRKNDEPLKGSYYKCNLSAKREPLPSLKSKAINVVSCNDFIKKNIRMIEASVPSKPKPFVVDTRTGHKFDIKCSGLEPFYIKRKDFGELPKYLSEREKAASEAQKNYEEYTKQLKEKNALMVITKDEKKSLIDQLKDKWQQRYRQYQSLSVMIDTPPKMHHKLWLEKEMEDIEKDINLLEGYDYIYVAK, encoded by the exons ATGAGGGAAAGCATATATAATTTAATACCTTTAGAACAGCCACCTAAAGCTTCCTTACCAAG ATATAAATCATGTAGCCAGAGAGAAGTAATATCCTTATTTAACATTAAAAAGTTTCCTTGTAAAACTATGGGAGTCCCAAAAGTTAATCCACCAAATCCGCAATGCTATCTTAAGATGAGGCACTCAGCACCTGAATTATTTCGTAAAAACGACGAGCCACTGAAGG GCAGCTATTATAAATGTAACCTCTCAGCTAAAAGAGAACCCCTGCCGTCTCTTAAATCTAAAGCAATAAACGTCGTTTCATGCAATGATTTTATCAAAAAGAATATAAGGATGATAGAAGCGTCAGTGCCTTCAAAACCCAAGCCGTTTGTGGTAGATACGAGGACAGGCCATAAGTTTGATATCAAGTGTTCTGGTCTTGAGCCTTTTTATATTAAGCGTAAG GATTTTGGTGAATTGCCGAAATATCTATCTGAGCGTGAGAAAGCCGCTTCTGAAGCCCAAAAGAACTATGAAGAATACACTAAACAACTTAAGGAGAAAAATGCTCTGATGGTTATCACAAAAGATGAGAAAAAG TCTTTAATTGATCAACTAAAAGACAAGTGGCAGCAAAGATATAGACAGTATCAATCTTTATCCGTTATGATTGACACTCCCCCAAAAATGCACCACAAATTATGGCTTGAAAAAGAAATGGAAGACATAGAAAAAGACATAAACCTCCTGGAAGGATACGATTATATTTACGTTGCCAAATAA